One Alteromonas sp. KC3 DNA segment encodes these proteins:
- a CDS encoding DUF6270 domain-containing protein — protein MTRDALEITTDFKLIDYTARTSLASLATTSRKDPILINNIKSTFQKRMVERDMTKQFWQSLEKSQNDIIVIDLIDDRFNLRLFDDGSAHTISSEYKIAMKSQSQNGRIVKSSSGEFKSLWETGLRRLKRHCDELKLNKIFVNCAFYQPTGDHSIDSSINIAEKNQYLREAYLKLEGVFGRQAMIEYPEEVIKADVDHKWGVAPFHFTMETYKFFLSELLKKTSQDL, from the coding sequence GTGACTCGGGATGCACTCGAAATAACTACGGATTTTAAGTTGATTGACTATACTGCAAGAACCAGCTTAGCATCATTAGCAACGACTAGCAGAAAAGACCCAATATTAATAAATAACATTAAATCTACTTTTCAAAAACGAATGGTAGAAAGAGATATGACCAAGCAATTTTGGCAGAGTTTGGAAAAAAGTCAAAATGACATAATCGTTATTGATCTAATCGATGACAGATTTAATCTGAGGCTGTTTGATGATGGTTCGGCACATACTATTTCATCTGAGTATAAAATAGCGATGAAATCTCAATCTCAAAATGGACGTATAGTTAAAAGTTCTTCTGGCGAATTTAAAAGTCTATGGGAAACTGGCTTAAGACGTCTGAAGAGGCATTGTGATGAACTAAAGTTAAATAAAATTTTTGTTAATTGTGCTTTTTATCAGCCTACAGGCGATCACTCTATAGATTCTTCAATAAACATTGCAGAAAAAAATCAATATTTGCGAGAGGCCTATCTTAAGTTAGAAGGCGTTTTCGGACGTCAAGCTATGATTGAGTACCCCGAAGAAGTAATAAAGGCAGATGTTGACCATAAGTGGGGGGTAGCACCTTTTCACTTTACCATGGAAACATACAAGTTTTTTCTTTCCGAGTTGCTAAAGAAAACGTCACAAGATTTGTAA
- a CDS encoding alginate O-acetyltransferase AlgX-related protein: MAVYSISIQRVSADDERQFRWHLDFPVQGQTIDGSLLIHEGLLFQGWFLNESDSAISLVVLNGSDVIPLNLSRARPDVISKILEESPEDHPKLYCGFSQQIELKHSSFSIGVIKEGRFIQVLTGAIEGRFQILKGKNGWLFLDNDTNKSIEQHTGKFGLSRTAKAEWKEYLGSLTNYSLSKKMPVCLLVAPSKEMVYQQYYPYEFSKKAPINKLVELIPDALNFILPIQELRDLDRRSFRVCDTHWTVHGARLASQLVSSKLSHRDVSQLDIFHTDKYQKKRSSGDLGSKLFPPHLHHEDRLISFSYRDKVVYDNNINNFGRIICMFNQDALLNEKLLIFGSSSSYTMFDYLTRLYTSIVFVHTAGNLDHKVIEAVRPDCLCLQTNARFVVKAPKFEDSTLAYIRAKKKMGKLKPPTIAVTPPEHSVSYIEFFNEMIR; this comes from the coding sequence GTGGCAGTTTATTCAATCAGTATTCAAAGAGTTAGCGCAGACGATGAAAGACAGTTTCGCTGGCACTTAGACTTTCCTGTACAGGGGCAAACTATTGATGGCTCTCTCTTAATTCATGAAGGGTTGCTATTTCAAGGTTGGTTTTTAAACGAGAGTGACTCAGCTATATCACTGGTGGTGCTAAACGGTAGTGATGTTATTCCTTTAAACTTATCTCGTGCTAGGCCTGATGTTATTTCTAAAATCTTAGAGGAGTCTCCCGAAGATCATCCTAAGCTCTATTGTGGCTTCTCTCAGCAGATCGAACTTAAGCATTCTTCTTTTTCTATTGGTGTTATCAAAGAAGGTCGATTCATTCAAGTTTTAACCGGTGCAATAGAGGGTAGGTTTCAGATACTTAAGGGGAAAAATGGATGGCTATTTCTAGATAACGACACAAATAAAAGTATTGAACAGCATACTGGAAAGTTTGGGTTGTCGCGTACGGCAAAGGCAGAATGGAAAGAGTATTTGGGCTCTTTAACTAATTATTCACTCTCAAAAAAAATGCCCGTTTGTTTACTTGTTGCACCTTCAAAGGAGATGGTATACCAACAATATTATCCGTATGAGTTTTCCAAAAAAGCACCCATTAACAAACTTGTTGAACTAATACCCGATGCTCTTAACTTTATACTGCCCATACAAGAACTTCGAGATCTTGACCGTCGGTCATTTAGAGTTTGTGATACTCACTGGACGGTTCATGGAGCAAGGCTTGCATCACAACTTGTCTCAAGTAAGCTATCACATAGAGATGTTAGTCAACTCGATATTTTTCATACTGATAAGTATCAAAAGAAAAGGTCAAGTGGTGATTTGGGTTCAAAACTTTTCCCTCCGCACCTACATCATGAAGATAGGCTTATTAGCTTTAGTTATCGAGACAAGGTGGTGTATGACAATAATATAAATAATTTTGGCAGAATTATTTGTATGTTTAACCAAGATGCATTACTCAATGAAAAGCTCTTAATATTTGGGTCATCTTCGTCTTACACCATGTTTGATTATTTGACACGTTTGTACACAAGTATCGTGTTCGTTCATACTGCTGGTAATCTTGACCACAAAGTAATCGAAGCTGTCAGACCTGACTGTTTATGCTTGCAAACTAACGCTCGGTTTGTAGTCAAAGCTCCTAAATTTGAAGATTCGACCCTTGCGTATATAAGAGCGAAGAAAAAAATGGGCAAGTTAAAACCTCCAACTATCGCGGTGACGCCTCCAGAACATAGCGTATCTTATATAGAATTCTTCAACGAAATGATACGTTAA
- a CDS encoding glycosyltransferase: MFKAFKKSSAFKRNVTKKQIELIKRSNLFDTSWYLSENPDVEIAGMDPIEHYLLNGAIEGRNPSKEFDSKWYIEYYKDVMESGINPLLHYIEHGKTEGRLPLPSLLSSSKKNVSRYEVASSVVGDLSKKLWGGFSKYASTELASVSDDSKTKVKDRVAAIYALARWYATNNNWSSTIENLRKIRKLDIRAYRSKRTKLLLVEALHKLGKYEEAANFIKPSLENRFDSDFVCALSNQPLPAEQRLSYINEIYNYYSIAPLSFDDTNKGMSFGNLKAEKSYIPISNGPKVSILVPVYNAENYIKVAINSLLEQSWSNIEVIAVDDCSKDRSVEILNELAEKDTRLKVFKNSENLGAYGTRNKALSLATGDFITVHDSDDWSHPQMLEIQLGAMFSNPRLKVTCSMMARVMPDMRFMLRPQRNNLEYVHRSYPSVLIRASDLKALGEWDGVSANADDEFVQRARILWGKDSVQDILTGVPLSFFLVHENSLTQNAKTSLNSLTFGIRHEYSRQANYWKEYKVEQYSETIVTERTSLKKPFPIPAGLAPNNWPINNHYDLVIISDLSLLGGTRRCNEGYIAAALESGLRVGLFHWPRYDLKLADIAHEYTELTYKDNVDMLVHEDEVSADLVIIHHPPILKYEIDAVPKIRCEKLGILINQSPMQLWSQEPHYYNEDEVNQLCIKLFNTKPIWIPISPIVDRTMKMAGGGHELHDEVWYPPYSKSLVDKVPELPENFGGERKIILGRHSRDHWTKWPSQPKQLLAAYCANSKQIDVKLLGGAKTPKKMLRALPNNWSVLEFDSVAVDTFISDIDFFLHFTHEDYIEEFGRNVMEAMAHGRVVLLPHSYEVIFGDAALYCLEKDVENMVLEMWSSAEKYRAQAEKGYNFVVNNCSQEKVAKNIAGLLSRNVK, encoded by the coding sequence ATGTTCAAAGCATTTAAAAAAAGCTCTGCGTTTAAGCGAAACGTTACTAAGAAGCAAATAGAGCTTATAAAGCGCTCAAACCTCTTTGATACCTCATGGTATTTAAGCGAAAACCCAGATGTCGAAATTGCTGGTATGGATCCAATCGAACATTACCTTCTTAACGGTGCGATTGAAGGTCGCAATCCAAGTAAAGAGTTCGACTCAAAGTGGTATATTGAATATTACAAAGATGTTATGGAGTCGGGTATTAACCCGCTTCTACATTATATTGAGCATGGGAAAACGGAGGGTAGGCTGCCTCTACCTTCTTTGTTAAGCTCTTCCAAAAAGAATGTTTCTAGATACGAAGTAGCCTCTAGTGTTGTTGGAGATCTAAGTAAAAAATTGTGGGGTGGGTTTAGTAAGTACGCTTCGACAGAGTTAGCAAGCGTTTCCGATGACTCTAAAACAAAAGTAAAAGACCGAGTTGCTGCCATATATGCACTAGCTCGATGGTATGCTACGAATAATAATTGGTCTAGTACAATCGAAAACTTAAGAAAGATTCGTAAACTGGACATAAGAGCTTACCGTTCAAAACGTACAAAGCTACTGTTAGTGGAGGCATTACATAAGCTTGGTAAGTACGAAGAGGCTGCTAACTTTATAAAACCATCTCTAGAAAATAGATTTGACAGTGACTTTGTCTGTGCTTTATCGAACCAACCATTGCCAGCAGAACAAAGGCTTTCTTACATCAATGAAATTTACAATTATTACTCAATAGCTCCACTTAGCTTTGATGATACTAACAAAGGCATGAGTTTCGGTAATCTGAAAGCAGAGAAAAGTTATATACCAATTAGCAATGGGCCCAAAGTCAGTATTCTGGTGCCGGTATATAATGCAGAGAACTACATCAAGGTTGCTATTAATTCGTTGTTGGAACAAAGCTGGTCGAATATAGAAGTTATTGCCGTTGATGATTGTAGTAAAGATCGTTCTGTTGAGATATTAAACGAATTGGCAGAAAAAGATACTAGGCTGAAAGTGTTTAAAAACTCTGAAAATTTAGGGGCATACGGCACTAGAAACAAAGCGCTCAGTCTTGCAACAGGTGACTTCATAACTGTTCACGATAGTGATGACTGGTCCCACCCTCAAATGCTTGAAATTCAGCTAGGGGCAATGTTTAGTAATCCGCGATTAAAAGTGACTTGCTCAATGATGGCAAGAGTTATGCCCGATATGCGTTTTATGTTGAGACCACAGAGAAATAACCTAGAATACGTTCATAGAAGTTACCCATCTGTTCTTATAAGAGCAAGCGACTTGAAGGCTTTGGGTGAATGGGATGGTGTTTCTGCGAATGCTGATGATGAATTTGTTCAAAGGGCCAGAATTCTTTGGGGGAAAGATTCTGTTCAAGATATTTTGACCGGTGTTCCTTTGTCATTCTTTTTAGTGCATGAAAATTCACTTACTCAAAATGCTAAAACAAGTTTGAACAGCTTAACTTTCGGAATACGTCATGAATATTCTAGACAAGCCAATTATTGGAAAGAATATAAGGTCGAACAGTATAGCGAAACTATTGTCACAGAAAGAACCAGCTTAAAGAAACCGTTCCCGATACCCGCTGGTTTAGCGCCAAATAATTGGCCGATAAACAATCATTATGATCTAGTCATAATCTCTGATCTAAGCCTACTTGGTGGTACAAGAAGGTGTAATGAAGGTTATATAGCAGCAGCTTTAGAGTCAGGTCTCAGAGTGGGTCTTTTCCATTGGCCAAGGTACGATTTAAAGCTTGCCGATATCGCACATGAATATACAGAGCTCACTTATAAAGACAATGTTGATATGCTTGTTCATGAAGACGAAGTGTCTGCAGATTTAGTTATCATACATCACCCGCCCATACTAAAGTACGAAATTGATGCTGTTCCCAAAATTCGATGTGAAAAGCTTGGAATATTAATCAATCAATCTCCAATGCAGTTATGGAGCCAGGAGCCCCATTATTACAACGAGGATGAAGTTAACCAACTATGTATTAAGTTATTCAATACAAAGCCTATTTGGATTCCAATTTCACCCATTGTAGATAGAACTATGAAAATGGCTGGTGGTGGACACGAGCTTCATGACGAAGTTTGGTACCCGCCGTATTCCAAAAGTCTAGTTGACAAAGTTCCTGAGCTTCCTGAAAACTTTGGAGGTGAAAGGAAAATAATTTTGGGGCGCCATAGCCGTGATCATTGGACAAAATGGCCGTCGCAACCAAAGCAATTACTTGCAGCTTATTGTGCAAACAGTAAGCAGATAGATGTAAAACTTTTGGGTGGCGCTAAAACTCCGAAAAAGATGTTAAGAGCATTACCTAATAACTGGTCTGTATTAGAGTTTGACTCTGTAGCAGTTGATACTTTCATTAGTGATATAGATTTCTTCTTACACTTTACTCATGAAGACTACATAGAAGAATTTGGCAGAAATGTAATGGAAGCGATGGCGCATGGGCGCGTTGTTCTTTTGCCTCACAGTTATGAAGTGATTTTTGGCGATGCGGCTCTTTACTGCCTAGAGAAAGACGTGGAAAACATGGTTTTAGAAATGTGGAGCAGCGCTGAAAAGTACAGGGCGCAGGCTGAAAAAGGTTATAACTTTGTAGTCAATAATTGCAGTCAAGAGAAAGTTGCAAAAAATATAGCTGGGCTATTAAGTAGGAACGTAAAGTAG
- a CDS encoding glycosyltransferase codes for MHKQNQSFYVDKKWYLETYPDVAAAGIDPIVHFEKHGRREGRMPCELPSLSLERDLWANALDGKENEKFLVKLIEFSKAAEFNSVYAQKVLTEYFLFRSEYTKALQFSEKVLSNMDVASKLFDSTSLFLLCFETQLKREQIKSASQLIEHPLWPESNSKLLARQMLVAQDGKLAYLNSIYRSCNLATLESTNGKINIDRLISKELQVPFLRRILQTFSRKKVSVIVPVFNAENTIKTAIDSLLKQSWKNIEIIVIDDCSTDNTVKVMEEYSEEPNLFVYQNHENKGAYPTRNRGVVLATGDLVTVMDADDWAHPEKIEQQVLPFLFKRKTKATVSHWVRCTKDLAFTKMRIDGSWIYRNVSSLMVERSVFEDIGIWDELRAGADTEFYYRLIANFGKSSVHEVLPDVPLSFGRVVETSLTQSSATHLVTQFGGARQEHLAFAQTWHRNASIPIKFDSEKSPFPVPYELCPKKGARSLRNDDLHRWNRAFDNRWYLSSYSNVNKMGGSIYDHYLSLGESLDLSPNPLFVPSAYRLKFQLRNQGSPTWHALKSSWSFEHPVTLDGDSKNSQREIALFAHSVSQDIFGAEKSFLDIAEALSESGCCLHIFLPNALNESYISELKRFAVRLIFIPLIWFSKGRDASAMQVEYLSNYFEQSRIELVYVNTIMLLEPYCAAAKANVKTITHVRELPEFDEHIRNVLGEDEEETRERICRLSTHLVANSNVTAEWLDAKDKCTTVYNVVNVSTVTSAIETSKPLKVCMLSSNLPKKGVEDFFEIASRCVDSKITFSLYGPVTSEVEAASRRFPSDNVKIRGYTDKVGTEILNNDIVLSLSSFKESFGRTVAEAMIHKRVVVGYRWGAVEELVDESSGILVPFKNFEQIAEILQELSAEKIKLLPFAENAKRRADFLFSRGSFNSSIKAIVEKTLLQ; via the coding sequence ATGCATAAGCAAAACCAGTCATTTTACGTAGATAAAAAGTGGTATCTTGAAACTTACCCGGATGTTGCCGCAGCGGGTATTGATCCTATTGTCCACTTTGAAAAGCATGGTCGGCGAGAGGGAAGAATGCCCTGTGAGTTACCTTCACTTTCTCTCGAGCGCGATTTATGGGCAAATGCTTTAGACGGTAAAGAAAATGAAAAATTTCTAGTTAAGTTAATTGAGTTTTCTAAAGCTGCTGAATTTAATAGTGTCTACGCTCAAAAGGTATTAACGGAATATTTTTTATTTCGTTCAGAGTACACTAAAGCACTACAATTCTCAGAAAAAGTTCTTTCCAACATGGATGTGGCGTCCAAGTTGTTTGACTCTACATCGCTCTTTTTACTGTGTTTCGAGACACAGCTCAAAAGAGAACAGATAAAGTCGGCTAGCCAACTTATAGAGCACCCCTTATGGCCAGAATCTAACTCTAAATTATTAGCCAGACAGATGTTAGTTGCTCAAGACGGTAAACTTGCGTATTTAAATTCAATTTATCGTTCTTGTAATTTAGCGACGCTTGAGTCAACCAACGGAAAAATTAATATAGATCGCCTTATTTCGAAAGAACTGCAAGTGCCGTTTCTTCGGCGCATTCTTCAGACTTTTTCCCGAAAAAAGGTGTCCGTAATTGTCCCAGTATTCAATGCTGAAAATACCATTAAGACAGCAATAGATTCTTTGTTAAAACAAAGCTGGAAAAATATTGAGATAATTGTGATTGACGATTGTTCAACGGACAATACTGTAAAAGTGATGGAAGAATATAGCGAAGAACCAAATCTTTTCGTCTATCAAAATCATGAAAATAAAGGGGCTTACCCTACCAGAAATAGAGGTGTAGTTTTAGCAACCGGAGACCTTGTAACGGTTATGGATGCGGATGACTGGGCACACCCAGAAAAAATTGAGCAGCAAGTTTTACCGTTTTTATTCAAACGTAAAACTAAGGCTACGGTTTCCCACTGGGTTCGATGCACTAAAGATTTAGCATTCACTAAAATGAGGATAGATGGTTCATGGATCTATAGAAACGTTTCTTCGCTAATGGTCGAAAGAAGTGTTTTTGAGGACATTGGAATATGGGATGAACTAAGAGCAGGTGCAGATACGGAGTTTTACTATAGACTTATTGCAAATTTTGGTAAAAGTAGTGTACACGAGGTTCTTCCAGACGTCCCTTTATCTTTTGGAAGGGTTGTAGAAACCTCATTAACACAAAGTTCAGCTACTCATTTAGTAACGCAGTTCGGTGGCGCAAGACAAGAACATTTGGCCTTTGCCCAAACGTGGCACAGAAATGCATCCATTCCAATAAAATTTGATTCCGAAAAAAGTCCGTTTCCTGTGCCTTATGAGCTTTGCCCTAAAAAAGGAGCGAGATCACTGCGCAATGACGACTTGCATCGGTGGAATCGGGCTTTTGACAATCGCTGGTATTTAAGCAGTTACTCAAATGTCAACAAGATGGGGGGGAGTATTTACGACCATTACCTGTCATTAGGAGAGAGTTTGGACTTGTCTCCAAATCCATTATTTGTTCCCAGCGCTTACCGGTTGAAATTTCAGCTACGAAATCAAGGCTCTCCAACATGGCACGCGTTGAAAAGCTCTTGGTCTTTCGAGCACCCAGTAACTCTGGATGGCGACTCAAAAAACTCTCAAAGGGAAATTGCATTGTTTGCACACAGTGTGTCCCAAGATATTTTTGGTGCAGAAAAAAGTTTCTTGGATATAGCAGAGGCATTATCGGAAAGCGGGTGTTGTCTACATATTTTTCTTCCCAACGCTTTGAATGAAAGTTATATAAGTGAACTAAAACGGTTCGCTGTTAGACTAATCTTTATCCCCCTAATTTGGTTTAGCAAAGGAAGAGACGCCAGCGCTATGCAGGTGGAATATCTCAGCAACTATTTTGAGCAAAGTCGCATAGAGCTTGTATATGTTAATACTATCATGCTTTTAGAGCCCTATTGTGCAGCTGCCAAAGCAAATGTAAAAACGATTACACACGTCAGGGAGCTGCCGGAGTTTGACGAGCATATCCGGAATGTTCTTGGTGAAGACGAAGAAGAAACTCGCGAACGCATATGTAGGCTTTCTACTCACTTAGTCGCTAATTCTAACGTTACTGCCGAGTGGCTAGACGCAAAAGATAAATGCACTACTGTTTATAATGTTGTAAATGTTTCAACAGTAACCTCTGCTATCGAGACATCTAAACCGTTAAAAGTTTGCATGTTAAGTAGTAACTTGCCTAAAAAAGGTGTCGAAGATTTCTTTGAAATAGCCAGCAGATGCGTAGACAGCAAAATAACCTTCTCGCTTTATGGTCCTGTTACCTCAGAAGTTGAAGCAGCGAGTAGGCGTTTCCCCTCTGATAACGTAAAGATACGTGGATATACAGACAAAGTGGGTACTGAAATTTTGAATAATGATATTGTACTTAGTTTGTCGTCTTTTAAAGAGTCATTTGGCAGAACCGTTGCAGAGGCAATGATCCACAAGCGAGTGGTTGTTGGTTACCGGTGGGGGGCTGTCGAAGAGCTCGTAGATGAGTCAAGTGGGATTCTTGTGCCATTTAAAAATTTCGAGCAAATCGCAGAAATCTTGCAAGAGTTGTCTGCAGAAAAAATAAAGCTGCTTCCTTTTGCGGAGAATGCTAAGAGGCGAGCTGATTTTCTGTTTTCTCGCGGATCTTTTAATAGCTCAATAAAGGCAATTGTCGAGAAAACTTTACTGCAGTAG
- a CDS encoding glycosyltransferase: MNYSSMKKIGFPISGRKGERGNWEEARPGGADLSALDLAVKMSQMGFQIVVIIDNDGPTVDYIIRLGLDYVVIELPSIDKRAPFDDAVIEGITNHSAEVERHLARESIGTIHTNDAGMHRIWGALKQKLGFIHVWHERGLFQHPAKAEEFLLAAEMVLTITMFVRDRAPESIREKVIVVDDPITIDGVYDRKQDSNWLKNEFDIPLDAKVFTMIANGNKRKRWDMFFEAAAKSIKSNKRHYFICLGLTVRSEINDLKRRFISSDVSNNFIIAGYRYDALRIVSGTDVLVSTAKSEPLGRTIVEAGMLGTPMIISSEGGHKELLQQLSPFCLVEDANANKFKSEFDKADELAERYVGVRKDVEQSMSWRFAPERHVKSVANLYMSVLDITV, from the coding sequence GTGAACTACTCATCGATGAAAAAAATTGGCTTTCCTATTTCTGGTAGGAAGGGCGAACGTGGAAATTGGGAAGAGGCTAGGCCCGGCGGTGCTGATTTATCAGCACTTGATTTGGCCGTAAAAATGTCACAAATGGGTTTCCAGATTGTCGTGATTATAGACAACGATGGGCCAACTGTTGATTACATAATACGCCTAGGTTTAGATTATGTAGTTATTGAATTGCCTTCTATAGATAAAAGAGCTCCATTTGACGATGCTGTGATCGAAGGTATTACCAATCATTCTGCTGAAGTAGAGAGGCATTTAGCAAGAGAGTCGATTGGAACTATCCACACAAATGATGCCGGTATGCATAGGATTTGGGGGGCCTTGAAACAAAAGCTTGGATTTATTCACGTATGGCATGAGCGAGGGTTGTTTCAGCATCCTGCTAAAGCTGAAGAGTTCCTACTAGCAGCTGAAATGGTGCTCACCATTACCATGTTTGTTAGAGATCGCGCACCTGAAAGTATCAGAGAGAAGGTTATAGTAGTAGATGACCCGATTACTATCGATGGGGTTTATGATCGCAAACAAGATAGTAATTGGCTAAAAAATGAGTTTGATATTCCATTAGACGCAAAAGTATTTACTATGATTGCGAATGGTAACAAAAGAAAGCGTTGGGATATGTTTTTTGAGGCCGCTGCAAAGTCTATAAAATCTAATAAGCGGCATTATTTCATTTGTCTAGGGTTAACTGTTCGTAGTGAAATTAATGATTTAAAGCGAAGGTTCATATCTTCAGACGTTTCAAATAATTTCATTATTGCTGGTTATCGTTATGATGCTTTGCGAATTGTTTCGGGAACCGATGTATTAGTTTCTACTGCCAAAAGTGAGCCTTTGGGGCGTACAATAGTCGAGGCTGGTATGTTAGGTACACCGATGATTATTTCTTCTGAGGGAGGACACAAAGAGTTACTCCAACAGCTTTCTCCGTTTTGTCTTGTAGAAGATGCCAATGCCAACAAATTCAAAAGTGAGTTTGATAAGGCTGACGAACTAGCTGAACGTTATGTGGGAGTTAGGAAGGACGTGGAGCAAAGTATGTCATGGCGTTTTGCGCCGGAAAGGCATGTAAAGAGTGTTGCTAATCTTTACATGTCAGTTCTTGATATAACTGTTTAA